The genomic DNA ATTATTAGAGCACATCTACCTGCTGGGGAGGAtggtaagaaattaaaaataaggttttaaaacatattttctttaaataattttttattttatttaggtatttGGGCTGTAATTTGCACCAACGGTTCCACATATCGGAACCCTCTAACGCAACAAAATATTGACCATTGGGATAGCTTATTAAAAATCAACGTTATCGGCGTTTTACGAACAGCCAGAACATTTCAAAACCTTCTTAAAAATTCCAGAGGAAGAATTTTAACCATCGGCACAACTGATAATATGGGTAGTGGATTGGTAGTTTATGCTGCAAGCAGGTATGCTGTGTTATAAATAagtgatttcttttttaatgtaacTTTAGCTCTTTCTTAACAGGTGGCACATATGATATTTGACATTATAAGATAGCATCAGGGTGGATTTACAATTACAATTCTTTTACacattgaatttttaaattatcttgggTCAAAATTTGTTATTGCCTGTCCTAGTTACAGATAAAACTGCCAATTTGAAATCAGTTTCAGATGCTTTATTTGACTTTCTCCTCTTAAGCTTCTCATGCAATCTAGTACTCATACTCATATTATTTACAAGCAACTTGAAAAGAAATGGAGCACAGAAACTACCCTGTAAGCCATATAATTAAGCAACTGGCTGTAGATCTTTGAAAGGAAAAACGTGACTATCCGTAGATAATTATACTCTTAGACTATTATCATGGTAACTGATAATAAATGGCTGTAAAATATGACATTGGGCCTGGCAATTATcaaataacatttaatttaaatttaatacactctcttataaaaaattttgcaagaaATTATCTTGTAGATTTGCAGTGGAAGGAGCTAGCTACGCTTTGAAGCATGAGTTGTCGCCATTTGGGATCAAAGTTGTAACCTTAAATCCTATGGGGATTATGCCTGAGTTGCTGTTTTGTCAACCAAAGATTTccaagtaatgacttaatattagtttgttatttttttatgtaatttgtcCAATacctttttatagaaaaatagacGCCGACAAAGTGTGCGTCGAAATAAATGGTGGAGTGGAGTTTCAACCTCACGTATTATCGGCCAGAGCGTTAGAGATTGTAGATCAAGCATTAACTATCAAAGAACCTAGAAATAGCTATAAATTAGagtataaatataataagtggATGTATCCACTTCAGATTTTCAAACgtatttaacattaatattgatgtgtttaatattttattgtatataacTGTTGGTGCTATTATCTAATAAATAGaatgtaattattatatatttaggaatttatttaatatttcatatagccatttgttaaaataacactGCCGATATAGATAATTCGAAAATAGGAGGAATGAACATATACCGAATTCACAATTCCTCACCCATTTGAAATAGATATATAAGACgtgattcaaaataaaaaatcttcacGAAAAATAGGACGAAACTTCGTGAAGCAGGGTGTAAATagtacataaatatttataacctGCTAGAAAATCGTGGTTCCCTACATAAGAGGATTAAGGTAGAAAAGGCACTACCACGATAACCATTAATAGGACAAAAACTGGTCATTGTCTTATCCCTCAACCTCTATATTTGCACAACTAAAAATCAACACTTCGTGACCATTGTCAccatttatagcaaaaattatttaaaatcattaaaatattgttttatttcttctttagtttttataaaCTCATTTACATACCaagtatttgtatttgagtCAGCGACGCTTTTAGATCCAAGAACTATCTATATTGTCTTTCCGTTCAAGTGCTTTCCTATATCAATCTTTTCTCAAAAGTTGGATAAAGaaactaaatataatatgaatatGAATCCAACTCGAGCTCTTATGACCTCTGCTCGCCAATGGGGAATAGAGATTCAATTAAATTGCCAAATGGGCTACATCACTCTGCTTGTTGCATAACTTTCAGTTGCTCCAAATTAAGTTAATTCTGGCAAATCATTTTACTCCATCTAAGATTATCCCTGAGGTGTTTGattcaataaacttttttacttcttaaCGAATTCAGTAACTATTCTGGAAGTATGAGGCATGCTCGTACATAAATATCATTGTTTTAGTCTAAATCTGAACTCATCAACTAATGCAACGGATCTCTTCGTAAGCCTGGATATAGGTATTGGAAGATGGAAGTGGTTGATGCACTGGATCTTCTACAATATTCCTGTTGTTAAAAATAAGCTACTTATTTTTTCAATGGTAAATAACTAAGGTTGCCATAGGACATTAGAGACGTCTCGAATCAGTAAATGATTAAGTGACAGCAATACGCAAAAATAACAAGATCTTGAGTTAGGTAATTGTAATTGTTAGGTATTTCGCCAAAAACTTTTGGCAGGTCTGGACTGGAACAGTGCACAATACATACATAGTTCTGCCAATCTGTGGACTAAGTTCCTAAACAGTCACGGTGGCAGTAAAAACATCTAATAATGCCTTGTTAGCAAGATTTATTATGTGATTTTGTAGCTTAAGTAGCATGTAGCctctactttttaaattattaattaataccaGTTTTTAGGACCTGGAAGTAGAAAGTTTATTATAATGTGACGACAAAAAATTATACTGTAGAATTGATACTATTGGGGACTACATTAAACTGCTAGCAGCCATTAACTCAGTGAATGAATAGTGCAAGAATAACAACTTGGCTCTAAATACTGTGTGGTTTCCTACTCCTTAAAAAAGAACTGTGTTACTTAACAATACAAAATTAGTAATGTTACACTTCCAAAATCAGCTTACTTTAAGGAGTTGGGAGTTATTTTTGATAgctcttttatataatttttatatcgaAGATATCATAAAAAGGGGTTataaaatgctgggttttgttATCAGGAACTCTTCATTCTTTGAGAATATCTCTAGCACTAAACTCCTGTACGTTACATATGTTCGTTCAATTTTGGAATATGCTTCCGAAGTCTGGTCGCCATACTAGCAGAACCATATTCAAGAACTTAAACAGTGAAAAATACAtcgaaaatttcttaaattccttTAGTTTAAATGCGAAAGAATGTACCCGGAAATCGGCTTTTCACATGATCGTTTGCTTGAAAGATTTCAGGTAAAATCCTTATAGCAAAGAAGGGATTCGGCAAATCTATAgttcttatataaattaattaatggctTAATTGACTTGCCAGAGATCttgcaaattctaaatttacacACTTCTCGGCTGTCAGCTTGCAGTCTTCAaactttttacttttcaagacctagaaccaacattacaaaattttcgCCTATACGTTAGCTTGCAATACATACAACTCTATACAGGATCAATGCGATATATTTAACTGTAGCCTACCAGGGTTATATTAATTCGCTTAGTTTGGGTAATCtcgttttcttcttttttatatatttattaataatttattatatctataatataattttattttgataagatgATTTCATGTTTATATATATCTTTTCCACTCTATTATGGGAGTTTCTCTGTTaaatgatgtaaataaataaataaacaattttcgtCCCAGAATGTGAAAATGTTGAGCTAGTAAGCTGTTGTTATACCGCCTTCCCTTGgtgaatataaaatattttctatttctgtCATGTGTGTTGGTTCTAAATAGATTTTTCTCTAAAGTTGATATTTTGTGAATTCGAAATTTTTaacgcaattaaaaaaaatgtgttaaactcttctgttgtttgtttttcatcTCTTCTTGTTTCGCCtaacttatttttgatttctttaattttggtTGATTTAGTTTGTAGACAGTTTGTTTAGTACATTTCATATTTTGTTGGAGTTTGTTTTAACTGTCAAATTTCTTTCTacgtattttctttttagttgtTTTCTCATGTTGTTTACctcgtttttaatttatttctattccATTtcagtttcattaatttttaataatttccatctcttatattcaaattcaaattcaaattcaaatatgctttattgtttgaacaaaatattgttataaacaaagcttcacctaatcctaaagagacagagttacagggttaaaattatatttaaaaatacaagttacaATGACGAATcaataaacagttaaaatttacatttctttttttttctttctcccCCCTTTCCttcctttttttgttcttccttttttttcttttcttgaatcaataaaatcaactatatctaacttttcttaactaagtACAGTTCAACatttagggataaaaaaaaagaaaaacatttaaaacaaacaggttaggaaaagagctaggtctcccttaattaattaaaatctgattGTCGTTGAAATATTCAGCCACAGAGTAATAAGCTCGACCACTCAGAAATCTCCTCAagagaaacttaaatttgatgagAGATTTTGCCCCTCTAATGTCCTCTGGTAGgtggttaaagatttttataccttcataaaaaattgatctcTTTACCAAAGCAGATGTTGGAATGGGAAGCCGCAAATTATTCCGCTGGCGGGTGACATATCGTGGATTCTGTAGGACAAACCTGTATTTATGGGAGAAAATAAGGCATGCCACCTCCTGTATGTATAGGCAGTAGATTGTAAGAATGCCCTCCCTGATAAAATATGGTCGGCATGATTCGCTAGTATGATTCCCCCGTATATGGTGTATATGGGACAGGGCAGTTagcaataagaatattatcaagactacggttatttgtaaaacaaattagtttGGTCTTCTCTGGATTTaatgatagtaaatttgccctgaACCACTCATATATAAGTTAAAGATCAGCCAACATGGCTATTCTTAAAGAGTCGGTATCATACCCATGCCAGAGAACGGTGGTGTCGTCAGCAAAGAGCGTGAATTTTCCTTGGATATTAAGTCGGATGAGGTCAATAatatataggagaaaaagtattgGTCCCAGTACCGACCCCTGAGGTACTCCCCAGGCAACAGATTGATATTCAGAATACTCCGACCCCACACACACTCTCTGACGACGACCCTTTAGATATGAATAAAACCAACTCGCCGCCAAGGCCCTAAAACCCCTAGTGGAAGAGCTTCCGCAGCAGAACCTCGTGACTGACGcagtcgaaggctttcgacaAGTCACAAAACACAGCAGCGGAAACTCCACCACCGTTAATCTGACAGTAGACATCACTCATAAAGTTAAACATTGCgtcatttgtgtttttattttcttgaaagccAAATTGAGAACCACTAAGAAtaatctttgattttaaataagacatcacacgttttttaaccaatttttcaataatctttgaAAGTGTGGACAGAAGGGATATTGGTCTAAAGTTTGATGGTTCAGCGAGGCTGCCCGTCTTATGAATTGGGATAACCTTAGCAGATTTTAGGCAAGCGGGAAAGGTGCCCATAACCCATGATGCATTTATAGCTTCAGCAACGACACTCAGAGAGATGTCCGGCATGTTCAGGAGTATTTTGGCAGATAGGCCATCCTCCCCGGCTGAGTTTATAAGCTATATTATTTTTGGCTGTTACTCCTTAAcgaacaaatgaaaaataattaaagttattttgttggtTTCAGATTTTAGTACTCTTTAATACTCTAACacattttttctctaaagtAATTAGAAGAGCCAATATTTATTTgaccttattaaaaattacatgggatttcctatgtccCGCCTTGCAGTGCAATACGCTGAATCTTATCTTcgcattaaatttttatttagctaataccttttatttatttgttttaatatttcgtTCTTTTGTACAATCATCAATCAGCTTCGTTCAAATTTTAAGTAGCAGTAAAATTAGAAGTCGCAATCGCAAATCGCTCTTGCAAAAGCACCCTTAATCATCGGTTGACAGCACAGCTGATCAGATGACAGATGACACTTGTCAGTTTATCTTTGacgtaaagtttttttatagtatgtaatgtagcaaattaattttgccACCAACATAACTTTTAATCTATGGTTTCAGAATTGTctgttgtgtgtgtgtgtggttcttcaagtattttttttaagtgtaaaaaGCCTCTTATACGTTTGCTTTAATTAAACCAATCAAGTTTCTGTTGTAATCAAATCAGTTTTTAAGTGTACAGTGAAAAAAACCATGTTGTAGCCGTTGTCCTCTTGTTATAACCACACATTTTGAGAAACAAAGAGGTCTTTTagcttaaaacaattattaagacACCTATAATGGCTCTTACAATCAAGTATAAACGAtcaattatttttctgttgACCTTTTTTGCTTTTATGTATGGCAGCAATGGGGATATGGAACCAGTACTTGATGAAGCCCCACAACCTACACAGGTACTGTAATTAGTATTTGTTATAATGTTTAAATTACCCAACtagttttgttgtttaataaatatttaatcttgCATTCTATATcctaccaaataaatttttttccaaccaAGGCTGTCCATTCCTTCAGTAGTTTATGAAGTTTTTATAATCAGAATTGGTTAAACATGGTTTGTTTTGGAGGTCAATCTTGTGTTAAGTAATATTTCAgcattaatgattattttttataatagaattTTCCAATCAATAATAacccattttattttaaattaaagtaagtttattgataaaatataatatatcttaCAAGCCACTTAAAGTTAATTGATCAAACTGGATTCTATTATAAAGGATGACCTTAATTTTGCTAATGATGGTTTTTCCCCATTTTCATTGCCTATAAAAAGAGCTTTTGGTGAaactttttaatgatttttgattGAAGACaatctttcaaaatattattttatttaaagctaaAGTATTGTTGCTTAGTTTGGTATTAAGTCGATAACTGGAGAATATTTAAAGagctgtttttttattcttactCCTATTTCTTTGATAATCTCAATTtggtcttgctggaaatatcaTAATTTGCAACTAATCCTAATGAGTccgtctaatttttttttgtatatattttttcatattattctTCATCTAAGAATTTTCAACATCTGCATATGTAATTACTATAAACTTTTCTTTTAGTTGTAGGGTCAAATGGGGTAATTGTAAAtgaaatatgcaatttttataaatgtcaatatttttaaataatttgaaaatcataggATACATTACAGCCTTCCTTTACTTTTGATCTAAGATGGTTTCCATCAagttttttgcagttttatgGAATTATGGTTCATTTACAATTACCCGGTGCTATTTACAATTTCCCCTGATATTTGGgataaatgtaaattaattttagtctAAATATGGgtgataatatttcaaaacaaaggGTAATTGGAAACAAATGGGCcgataataatttttccttGACTAACATTATGGTAGTTTTATATCAAGATCTGTCAGTGTTTATTAAAGAACagtgtagtttttattaaagaaaagatGCCTACAAAGccacttcttaaaaaaacataaagaaaaataaaaaacttaactcTAGTTAACTCAGGTTTTGCCCAATTATGgtctatttttcaaatacactaacatAGCCAGGAAAAATATacagcaatttttatttttccaactTAATTTTGGGGTCTGGTAAAATTGCTACTATTGAGCTGAACTCAATCTCTGTAGTTGGTTCTTCTCGAGCAGCAAAAACAGTAGAATATTTATCTTTTCTTCCAAAACAATTGACATAGATTTCCCCCTCATCTATAGATACTTGTTCAATGCATACTACATATTGATAATGGTTTGTTTTCCTCGGGCCCCCCAAAAAGTCTACCACTAAAAACATGCCGGGTTTAAGTTTGTTCCATTCTGGCTGTCCATAATCTActtctttcaaattttcttttatgcaagATTCCAGAAAATCAGAATCATCTGATTCATTATCTGAGCtataatttgtattgttttcaTTGAGGTCTTCATTGTCTGAATCAGTTTCAActggatttttctttttccctgtttttttttgtctcttctgtttcttttttaaatctttattttctttattctaatttttcttgACTTCTTTTTCCCTTCTTTGAGcttcaataattttcattttttccacaACTTTTTCATTAGTAAGTATTTCACcatattttacagattttaaactTGGTACTGgattaattcttcttttaacaACCTCTAATTTTTCGTAGCTGGTATTCATTGCTTGACagaaaatatctattattttacttGGGGTTTTAATTGGAGTTTTATGGGTAGAGGTCAAAGGAATAGCAAGTTCAGGACCAGAGAttttagaaatgtttttttccaaatttatatCAAGTGTGTATTGGCTTGATTATTAacacttaatattttaagattttcaatAGGAGATTGCTGtcaatattttctgtaaattgtgTAAAGCTAGTGCATGGTGTGGATgagtttttagattttagcTGATTTTCTTTATACCTTCTTAACAAAACAGGATTAAAATCTGCCTCAGGAAATGTTGTTAAATCAACTGGAAATGTGCCAGTAGAAATAAAACCTTTAACGATGTTATCATGTTTCATAGAATCTCTCCAAACCTCTTCTAATAACTCAACGAATTGGGATTTTGATAACCTTATGTTACCTTTACCAATTTGTTTTTTgagtaaataacttttttttaatgtttacgTTTTTAGTTTCTCCATTTTAgtctattttatttctctaattaATACATAAGATgcttaatacaattttcaaaatagatatttcaaTTAGCCTTTTATTGTTACTATTTAATAGTTCTTTTGTATGAGTCATTCAATGTATCATCTTTTGTTTATGAGCATCAACTTGTTTTTTCATTTGGTATTTGATGTAAGTCCCATAGAACTGAAAAGAAACTTCAGCCAGTCACTTCAATCACTTTCAAGTACTGAAGATCTTAATGcaagtgttttaagtattttaatataattatcttaatatatcttaatatatttattttatatattaagtatTCATAACAGTATTTATCAAGAATAGCACccattaaatagaaaaaaactaaaattaatataaatgtgcAATTTATCTACCaagaaattagtaaaaattaaaag from Anthonomus grandis grandis chromosome 7, icAntGran1.3, whole genome shotgun sequence includes the following:
- the LOC126738102 gene encoding D-beta-hydroxybutyrate dehydrogenase, mitochondrial; this translates as MDQQTAWMLALQLVALISIAGAILLYLVCKIRGGSDPACTESGPGAGKAVLVTCCDNAMGLQIAIHLANLGFRVFAGLKPGPESESSASAQVIRAWQKHRETVQKHGNIVALPLDVTREDLLYESVDIIRAHLPAGEDGIWAVICTNGSTYRNPLTQQNIDHWDSLLKINVIGVLRTARTFQNLLKNSRGRILTIGTTDNMGSGLVVYAASRFAVEGASYALKHELSPFGIKVVTLNPMGIMPELLFCQPKISKKIDADKVCVEINGGVEFQPHVLSARALEIVDQALTIKEPRNSYKLEYKYNKWMYPLQIFKRI